Within the Agromyces atrinae genome, the region CCGTCGAGGGTGATCGCGGTCATGGCGACTCCTGAGGTGTGGGGGTACGAGGTACGAGCGGGGTGCGGATACGGAGATTCGCGGCGACGCGCCGATCGACGGATGACGCGACGCGGCGTGTCGCGCGAGATCTCCGTATCCGTCGACAGGGAGGGGTGTCGGTGTCGGCCCGTCAGCGCGTGACGGGCCGACACCGGCGAGGCGGCTTACGCGAAGCGCGTCGCGCCGACCTGCGAGAGGCCCGGGTAGAGCGGGAAGCGCTCGGTGAGGGCGCTCACGCGCTCGCGGAGAGCGCCGGTGTCGGCACCGGGCTTAAGCGCCTCGGCGATGACGTCGGCGACCTCGACGAACTCGGCGTCGCCGAAGCCGCGCGTCGCGAGGGCGGGCGTGCCGATGCGGAGGCCCGAGGTCACCATCGGCGGGCGCGGGTCGAAGGGAACCGCGTTGCGGTTGACGGTGATGAGCGCCTCGTGCAGCACGTCTTCGGCCTGCTGACCGTCGAGCGGCGAGTTGCGGAGGTCGGCGAGCACGAGGTGCACGTCGGTGCCGCCCGTCAGAACGTCGACGCCCGCTGCGCGCGAGTCATCGGCGGTGAGGCGGTCGGCGAGGATCTGCGCACCGCGGATGGTGCGGGCCTGACGGTCGGCGAACTCCTCGGTCGCGGCGATCTTGAACGCGGTCGCCTTGGCGGCGATGACGTGCATGAGCGGCCCGCCCTGCTGGCCCGGGAAGACATTCGAGTTGAGCTTCTTGGCGAGCTCGGTGTCGCGCGAGACGATGAAGCCCGAGCGCGGGCCGCCGATGGTCTTGTGCACGGTCGACGAGACGACGTCGGCGTGGGGAACGGGCGACGGGTGCAGGCCTGCGGCGACGAGTCCCGCGAAGTGCGCCATGTCGACCCAGAGCTTCGCGCCGACCTCGTCGGCGATCGCGCGGAACGCGGCGAAGTCGAGGTGACGGGGGTACGCCGACCAACCGGCGATGATGACCTGCGGGCGGTGCTCGAGGGCCTTGTCGCGCACGACGTTCATGTCGACGAGGAAGGTCTCGGGGTCGACGCCGTACGACACGGCGTTGTAGAGCTTGCCCGAGAAGTTGAGCTTCATGCCGTGGGTGAGGTGACCGCCGTGGGCGAGCTCGAGGCCGAGGATCGTGTCGCCCGGCGTGGCGATCGCCGAGAGCACGGCGGCGTTTGCGGTCGCACCGGAGTGCGGCTGGACGTTCGCGTACTCGGCGCCGAAGAGGCTCTTGGCGCGCTCGATCGCGAGCGACTCGGCCACGTCGACGTACTCGCAGCCGCCGTAGTAACGGCGACCCGGGTAGCCCTCGGCGTACTTGTTGGTGAGCACGGAGCCCTGCGACTCAAGCACGGAGACGGGGACGAAGTTCTCGCTCGCGATCATCTCGAGGTAGTCGCGCTGGCGGCCGAGCTCCTGCTGGAGGACGGCGGCGATCTCGGGGTCGACGAGCTCGAGGGATTGGTTGAAGACGGATTCGGTCAAGACTGGCTCCTAGGGTGACGCGGAAACGATGAGTACTGCCCGTCGCTCGCGCGGGGGCATCCGTTCCGGCCCAGGCGAGCGGTCGGATCCGAGCCAGTCGCTCCCCGATGGTGTCCATCTCAACGCCAGTCGCGACCCGCACAGCATAGCAAGATCGTCGATGCCCGCGCGGACGATTGCCCACTGTAAGGATTCCTGACATACTCGGCGGATGCCCTCCGTCATCCCGGCCCCCGCCCGCGCGACCGATCGAGAAGCCGCCGCGTTCGAGTTCGGCGCGACCGGCCGGATCGTCGCCGACGAGACCGCGCGCGGCGTCGCCGAACTCCTCGCTGCCGACGTCGAACTGAGGATCGGTCGTCGGCTCGACATCGTGACGGATGACGCCGGCCCGGCCGATCTCGAGCTCCGCATCGAGCCGTTCCCCTCGGCGAGCGTCGAGGCCCACCGCCTCCAGGTGTCGACCGCGGGAGCCCGCCTCACGGCGACCACGGCCGAAGGCCTCTACCGCGGCACCCGCACGATCCTGCAGCTGCTCGGCACCGACGGCACGATCGCCGCGACGCTCATCGAGGACGAACCGCGCTTCGCCTACCGAGGCGTCATGCTCGACGTCGCCCGCCACTTCTTCTCGGTCGACGACGTCACGCGTTACATCGAGGCGATCGCCCTGCTGAAGTTCAACCACCTGCATCTCCACCTCACCGACGACCAGGGCTGGCGCCTCGAGATCGACTCGCGCCCCGAACTCACCCGTCGAGGAAGTACGACCTCCGTCGGCGGCCACGGCGGCGGCCACTACACGCACGACGACTACCGCGCCATCATCGACTTCGCCGCCGCCCGCTTCATCACGGTCGTGCCCGAGATCGACGTGCCCGGCCACACGAACGCGGCGCTGCACTCCTACCCCGAGCTGACTCCCGACGGCATCGCCCCCGAGCCGTACGAGGGGATCGAGGTCGGCTTCAGTTCGCTCGACGCGGCCCGCCCGGAGACGTACGCCTTCCTCGAGGACGTCATCGGCGAGGTCGCGGCGCTCACCCCCGGCCCCTACCTCCACCTCGGCGGCGACGAATCGCTCTCGACGCCCGCCGACGAGTACGCGACCCTCATCGCCCGAGCGACGAGCATCGGCGCGGCGACGGGCAAGACGATCATCGGCTGGCACGAGATGGGCGCGAGCGATGCTCTGCCGCGCGGCACCGTCGGCCAGTACTGGAGCTTCACGAAACCGCAGGATGACTCGGCGGAGCGCACCCGCACCTTCGCCCGAAACGGCGGACGCGTCGTCCTCTCCCCCGCCGACGTCGCCTATCTCGACATGCGCTATCCGGGCGAGGCCACGGGGCCGGACGGGCGCGTGCTCGGCCTCGAGTGGGCCGAGGGCGCGACGTCACTCGTCGACGCCTACGGGTGGGAACCGACGTCGATCGTCGACGGCATCGGCGAAGCCGACATCCTCGGGGTCGAGGCGCCGCTCTGGACGGAGACGGCACGACACATCGACGACGTCACCTTCCTCGCGTTCCCGCGCGCTGCGGCGATCGCCGAGATCGCCTGGTCGCCGCGAGCGGTGCGCGACATCGACGACTTCACCCGGCGACTCCCCGCGTTCACCGGCCTGCTCGACGAACGCGGAGTGCGCCATCATGCCGCCGCCGCGGAGCACCGATCGGTATCGTGACGGGTATGCCCCCGTCGACGATCATCCACTCCGCGCGAATCGTCTCGAACGGATCGGTCACCGACGACGGCTGGGTCAGGTTCGACGGCGATCGCCTCTCGGCGCGCGGGGTCGGGCGCAGCTGGGAGGCGCGACCGGGCGACGAGGTCGTGGATGCCGGTGGTCGGCACCTCACCCCCGGATTCATCGACATCCACGTGCACGGTGGTGGCGGGGCCGCGTTCGACGACGGCGCGGACGCGATCGCCCGGGCGCTCGCAATGCACCGACGGCACGGCACGACCCGCGCCGTGATCTCGCTCGTGACGGCACCGATCGAGGCGCTCGAGCGCCGCGTCGCCGAGATCGCCGCCCTCACGCGTCGGGATGACGCGGTCCTCGGTTCGCACCTCGAAGGCCCGTTCCTCGCCGACTCGCATCGCGGGGCGCACGATCCGGCGCTCCTCCACTCCCCCGACCAGGCCTCGATCGAGCGGCTCCTCGAAGCCGCCGACGGCACGCTGACCCAGGTGACGCTCGCCCCCGAGCTGCCGGGCGCCCTCGACGCGACGAGGTCCCTCGTCGCCGCCGGTTCCCGCGTCGCCGTGGGCCATACGGGCGCGAGTGCCGACGAGGCACGCGCCGCGTTCGACGTCGGCGCGACGATCCTCACCCATGCGTTCAACGGCATGCGCGGAATCCACCATCGCGCACCGGGCCCCGTGACGGCCGCCCTCGCGACCGATGGCATCACCCTCGAGATCATCGATGACGGTGTGCACGTGCACGCGGACGTCGTGAACCTGGCATTCACCGCGGCACCGGGCCGCATCGCCCTCGTGTCGGATGCGATGGCCGCAGCGGGAGCGGCCGACGGCCCCTATGACCTCGGTTCGCTCCGCGTCAGCGTCACCGACGGTGTCGCCCGACTCGTCGACGGAGGCGCGATCGCCGGTTCGACCCTCACGCTCGGCGTCGCCGTGCGGAATGCGATCGCCCACGGCATCCCCCTTGCGACGGCGGTCGCGGCGGCGAGCATCGTGCCGGCGCGCGCGATCGGGCGCGGCGACGAACTCGGCGCTCTCGAGGTCGGGTATGCGGCCGACGCCGTGCTGCTCGACGACGATCTCGAGGCGGTCCGCGTGTGGTCGGCCGGGGATTCCGTGTTCGCCGTCTGAGAAACCTCAGGGGAGACCGGGCCGGACGCGTGTTCCCCTTCGCGTCCGGCGCCCGGTCCCGTTGCCCGCTCGAATTCCCCCGAGGTCAAGCGGGCGCGCAGCGTTCGGGTCGCTGACTCACGGGCCGCCACTGCCGCCCGATGCGACGACAGATAGGGCTCTCGACACATCGGACGGCCGGGGGCGATCGGCGGCCCTTCACCTGAAGAGAGCAGGAAGTGAGAGAATGATGACGCGGGTTCGCAGACTTTTTTCGGATTCTTCCGACAGGATCTTCCGGGTGCCGCGTCATAGCGCAGGCCGATCCCGCTCTCTCACGTTAAGACCACGACAGAAGGAGACCGCATGACCATGCCACTGCAGCCTCCCGTCGAGGGTCTCTCCGACGCGGATCTCATCTCTGCATCGCGCTCGGGCGACAACAGCGCGTATGCCGAACTCTGGCGCCGTCACTCCCGCGCAGCACGAACCGTCGCTCGCTCGTTCTCGAGCCTCGACCCCGACGACCTCGTCGCCGAAGCCTTCCTGCGCGTGCTCCAGGCGCTCCAGTCCGGCAAGGGTCCGAACGGTGCGTTCCGCCCCTATCTCTTCACGACGCTGAGGAACACGGCCGCGAGCTGGGGCCGGGCATCGCGCGAGACGGCCCTCGACACCCTCGAGTCCTTCGAAGACCCCGACTCGAACGAACAGGCGACGCTCGACGCGCTCGACCGCTCGATCACGGCTCAGGCCTTCCGCTCGCTCCCCACGCGGTGGCAGGAGGTGCTCTGGTACAGCGAAGTCGAGCAGATGACTCCGCAAGAGATCGCACCTCTCGTCGGTATGACGGCGAACAGCACGGCCGCTCTCGCCTACCGTGCGCGCGAAGGACTGCGCCAGGCGTGGATTCGAGCCCACCTCGGCAACCCCGGCAATTCCGACGAATGCCGCTGGACGATCGAGCGGCTCGGTGCCTACACACGCGACAAGCTCGGGCCACGCGACACGAAGCGCGTCGACCAGCACCTCGACAACTGCGCCAAGTGCACGATCGTCGCCTCGGAGGCGCGCGAGACCGGCTCTCGTCTCGCCCTCGTGCTCCTGCCTCTCGCAGCCGGCATCGGAGGCGCGACGGCGTACACCGCGTGGCTGCAGACCGCAGCGCCTGCCGCCCAGCTCGCGGCAGCCGCGATGCCGGCGATCATCTCCGACAGTGTCACGGCGACGACGGCGAGCGCGCTGTCGTCGGGCGGCTCGGTCGGCGCCTCGGCGGGTGGCGGAGCCGGCGGTTCCTCCGCGGGCGCGGCTTCCGTCGCGAGCGCCACGACCGCGGGCGCCGGCGGTGCAGCCGTCGGCGGAGGCCTCGGAGTCGGCGCCCTCGTCGGCATGGCCGCCGGTGGAATCGCGATCGCCGCGAGCGTCGCGGCGGCCGTCGTGCTCGGTCCCTCACTCTTCGACGCCGGTTCGGCCGGTCTGGCGGCCCTCGCGCCGGGCGCCGGCGCACCCGCCGTGGTCGAGCCCGCCGAACTCACGCCGGGCCCGGGAGCGATCGTGCCCGCGCCCACCGCGAAGCCGACCCCGAAGGCCACACCGAAGGCCTCGCCCACGCCGCCGCCCGCGGCGGAAGAGACGCCGGCCCCCGTCGAGGCCGCTCCCGCGCCGGCGCAGGAGCCCGAGGCGACGCCCGAGCCCGTGCCCACCGACGAACCCGAGGTCGGGCCCGAGCCGACCACTCCTCCCGAGCCGAGCCCCGAACCCACGCTTCCGCCGGAGCCGACTCCCGAGCCGACGACTCCGCCCGAGCCCACCACTCCTCCGACGCCGAACCCGACGCCCACGCCCACGCCCACGCCGACCCCGACTCCCGACCCCGAGCCGGAGCCCGAACCGGTCGCTCCCGTCACCATCGGAAGCGTCGAGTCGGGCGGAGGCCTGTACTTCCCGACGCTGACCGGCACGGGAGAGCCCGGCTCCGTCATCGAGGTGCGTCTCTCCGATTCGGCGATCGCGGCGGCCGACGTCTCCTCCGCGGGCACATGGTCGGTGACCGTGACCGACCTCGCCCCCGGAACATGGTCGCTCGAAGCCGTCCAGCTCGACGGCCGCGAGGTCACCTCACGCTCGACCGCGTCATCCGTTACGCTCGCCGCACCGCCATCGCTCTCGGTGACGAGGATCGGCGACATCGTGGCCCTCGTAACCCTCTCGGGTCAGCCGAACGCGCGCGTCGTCGTCGCGAGCGCGACGGGCGACGAGTGGGTGCGCGTCCTCGATGGCTCGGGCACGGCTTCCGAGATGTACGTGAGCCTGAGCGACCTCGACATCACGGTCACCGCGCGCTACAGCGACGGCACCTCCGCCGGACCGGCGACGTCGGGCTCGATCCCTGTGCCGCTCTTCGCGCTCGCTGCTCCTGCCCCGGCCGTGACGGAGAGCGAGCCCGCTGCTCCGGCCCCGGAACCCGCGCCCGCCCCCGAGCAGCCGGCCGATCCTGCGCCCGCGCCGAGCGAGACGCCCGCGCCGATCGAAGGGCCCGCGCCGACGGATGACGCCGTCGTGCGCCCCGCCGAGACGAACGAGACCGATCCGCCCGTCGTGACCGACGAGACCGGCGATGAGCCGCCCGTCGCCGAGGTCCCCGCAGCGGGCGATCCGGTCGAGACCGCCGAGTCGATCACGCCGTAGGCTCCGCCCGTCGATCGACGCCGCCCGCGGCATCCGTTCTCTCGATCGCCGCGCCTACGACCGCGCGCGAGTGCGGCGGAGCGAGACGACGAGGATGACGGCGACGGCGAAGAGGGCCGCGTAGACGACCGAGATCCACTCGATGCCGATCGTGTCGAAGAGCACGGCTCCGAGGAAGGCGCCTCCGCCGATGCCGATGTTGAACGCGGTCGTGTAGTACGCGCTCGCGACGTCGCGGATCTCGGGCGACGCGGCGTGCAGCAGTCGCGTCTGCAGGAGCGGCGGCACGGCGCCGAAGGCGACGCCCCAGACGAAGAACGCGACGAGGGCGACGAGGGGTGCGCCCGCGAAGAGCGACGTCGCGAGGGCTCCAGCGCCCGCGACGGTGAGGGCGAGCACGAGGCCGCCCGTCGGACGACGCCCGAGGAGCGAGCCCGCGGCGACGAGGCCGACCGCCCCGGCGAGTCCGTACGCGAACAAGAGCGGTCCGACGAGCGACGACTCGACGCCGACGACGACCGTGAGCAGCGGCACGACGTAGGTGTAGAGCGCATAGTGGCCGATCATCGTGATCGCGGTGACGACGCACACGATGAGGACGGCACCGAGGGTGCGGTCGCGCCCTCGTGCCTTGTGGGCGGCCTGCTCGGCGGCCGAGGGGCGCTCGACGTGCGGGAGGAAGCGCCAGAGCAGCACGGCCCCGAGGAGCGTGAGCACGGCGACCGCGCCGAAGACCGTGCGCCATCCGACGAGCTGGCCGACCGTCGTCGAGAGGGGCACGCCGAGCACGAGGGCGAGGGTGCCGCCGCCGACGGTGATCGCCACGGCGCGACCGATCTGCTCTCGCGGAACGAGCGAACCGGCGTACGCGGCGACGAGGGCCCAGAAGAGCCCGTGCGCGATCCCGCCGACGACACGAGCGGCGACGACGAGCGGGTACGTGGGCGCGATCGCCGTGAGCGCCGTCGCGATACCGAGCACGGCGACCACTCCGACGAGTAGACGGTGGCGCGGCCAGCGTCGCGTGAGCGCCGTGAGCGGTGCGGCCGTGAGCACGACGGTGAGCGCGAAGAACGTGACGAGCAAGCCGATCGCGGGTTCGCTCACGCCAAGGTCGGCGCTCATCTCGGGCAGGAGGCCCGTCGGGAGCATCTCGGCGGTGATCGAGAGGAAGACGCCCGCCGAGAGCACGAGCAGCGCGGTCCACGGGAAGCGGGCTGCAGTCGCAGGTGTCGCGAGCGACGAAGAAGGAGAAGAAGTCATGGATCGAGGGATTCCCGACGGCGTTCCCCGCGCGGGCTGAGCCTCAGATCGCGGGTCGACTACGCGCTCGTGTGCGCGTCCAGGGCCGCACGAGACGCACGACCGTCACCGATTCTACCCGCCCTCTCGTCTCGGCGTCACGTTTGTGCTGTTCGGCGGAGCTGAGCAGCACAAACGTGACGCCGAGACGGCGCGGGCGGATGGGTGCCGAGAGGCGACTCCGACTACTCTGGGCGAGTGACTGCTGCGACCACGACCAACCACTGGGTTCTCACCCTCGTCTGCGCCGACGGCCCCGGAATCGTCCACGACGTGAGCGGCGCCGTCGTCGCCGCGCGGGGCAACATCACCGAGAGCCAGCAGTTCGCGAGCACCGACACCGGCCGTTTCTTCATGCGCCTGCAGATCGAGTCGCCCGCGGAACGCGCCGAGTTCGAGGCCGCCCTCGCTCCCGTCATCCAGCGCTTCGACATGACCTGGACGCTCGACGTCGTCGGTCGCCCGCTGCGCACTCTCGTGCTCGCCTCGACGGCGGGCCACTGCGTCAACGACCTGCTCTTCCGGCACCGCGGCGGCCAGCTGCCCGTCGAGATCCCCCTCGTACTCTCCAACCACGGAACGCTGCGCGACCTCGTCGACTTCTACGACGTGCCGTTCGAGGTGCTCCCCGTGACGGATGCCGCGAGCAAGGCCGAGTTCGAGAAGCGCGTACTCCGTGCGGTCGACGAGCACGACATCGAGCTCGTCGTGCTCGCGCGATACATGCAGATTCTCTCGCCCGAGCTCTGCGAGGCGCTCGCGGGTCGCTGCATCAACATCCACCACTCGTTCCTGCCCGGCTTCAAGGGGGCGAACCCCTACCGTCAGGCGCACGCCCGCGGCGTGAAGCTCATCGGTGCGACCGCCCACTTCGTGACGAGCGACCTCGACGAGGGCCCGATCATCGAGCAGAACGTCGTGCGCGTCGACCACTCACGATCGCCGTCCGAACTCGTCGCGATCGGTCAGGACGAAGAGAGCCGCACGCTCACCCAGGCGGTGAAGTGGTTCGCCGAGAGCCGCGTGCTGCTCGACGGCGCCCGCACGATCATCTTCCGCTGAGCGCCGGTAGGATGGCGGAGTGACGAACGCCTCACCCGAGACCCGCATCGGACCCAACGAGATCCTGCGCTTCTTCCTCGAAATCTTCGCCTTCCTCTCCCTCGGCATCTGGGGATTCCTCGCCTTCGAGGAGTGGTGGCTCAAGTTCGTCGCCGGCCTCGGCGCTCCGCTCCTCGCGATCCTCGTGTGGGCGCTCTTCCGCTCGCCGAAGGCGGTCTTCCGCATCGATGCGTTCGGTAAGGCCATCATCGAGATCGCGGTCTTCACAGCTGCGGCCCTCGCCTGGTGGACCCTCGGTCAGCCGATCGTCGCCATCGTCTTCGCGGTCGTCGCGGCGGTGAGCGGTGTCATCAACGGTCGCCGCGAGCTTGCCGCGGGCTGAGCCTCAGAGCCCCTGCCACGCCGGCTTGTTCGCCCAGACGTAGCGGTAGTAGTCGGCGTTCTCGAGTCGAGCAGCCGCGTCCTCGTCGACGATGACGCTCACGCGCGGGTGCAGTTGCACGGCAGACCCGGGCACGCTCGCCGTGAGCGGCCCCTCGACCGCACGCGTGACGGCCTCGGCCTTCGCCGCACTGAACGCGAGCAGCACCAGGTGGCGGGCCCGCAGGATCGTGCCGAGCCCCTGCGTGAGGCAATGCGTCGGCACGTCGTCGATCGAGTCGAAGAAGCGTGCGTTGTCGCGTCGGGTCGCCTCCGTGAGCGTCTTCACGCGCGTCAGCGAGCCGAACGACGAACCGGGCTCGTTGAACCCGATGTGCCCGGTGCGACCGATGCCGAGGATCTGCACGTCGATGCCGCCCGCTCGGCGGATCTCCGCCTCGTAGTCGTCGCCCGCGGTGACGATCGTCGCCGGATCGCCGTTCGGCACGTGCACGAGATCGGGTCGGAGCCCGAGCGGTTCGACGACCTCTCGCGTGATGACGGAACGGTAGCTCTCGGAGTGCCCGGGCGGCAGGCCGACGTACTCGTCGAGGGCGAAGCCGCGCACGCGCGACACGTCGAGCCCGCGTGACGCGACCGTCTCGGCGAGAGCACGATAGGTCGTGAGCGGCGTCGATCCCGTCGCGAGCCCGAGCACGGCGTCCGGGCGTTCCGCGATAAGGTCGGCGAGCGTCTCGGCGACGAGCGCGCCGGCCTCCGCGGCATCCCCGACGATGACGACCTCCGCCATCAGCTCATCCCCACGAGGGCCGCACCGACCGCCGCCGCCGGGAATCCCGACGGGAGGAGCCGGACGCGGTCGGGAAGCGCGAGCGACGCGATGAACGGCGACTGGGCAGCTCGGCGCGCGAGCGTCGCGCG harbors:
- the glyA gene encoding serine hydroxymethyltransferase, which translates into the protein MTESVFNQSLELVDPEIAAVLQQELGRQRDYLEMIASENFVPVSVLESQGSVLTNKYAEGYPGRRYYGGCEYVDVAESLAIERAKSLFGAEYANVQPHSGATANAAVLSAIATPGDTILGLELAHGGHLTHGMKLNFSGKLYNAVSYGVDPETFLVDMNVVRDKALEHRPQVIIAGWSAYPRHLDFAAFRAIADEVGAKLWVDMAHFAGLVAAGLHPSPVPHADVVSSTVHKTIGGPRSGFIVSRDTELAKKLNSNVFPGQQGGPLMHVIAAKATAFKIAATEEFADRQARTIRGAQILADRLTADDSRAAGVDVLTGGTDVHLVLADLRNSPLDGQQAEDVLHEALITVNRNAVPFDPRPPMVTSGLRIGTPALATRGFGDAEFVEVADVIAEALKPGADTGALRERVSALTERFPLYPGLSQVGATRFA
- a CDS encoding family 20 glycosylhydrolase; protein product: MPSVIPAPARATDREAAAFEFGATGRIVADETARGVAELLAADVELRIGRRLDIVTDDAGPADLELRIEPFPSASVEAHRLQVSTAGARLTATTAEGLYRGTRTILQLLGTDGTIAATLIEDEPRFAYRGVMLDVARHFFSVDDVTRYIEAIALLKFNHLHLHLTDDQGWRLEIDSRPELTRRGSTTSVGGHGGGHYTHDDYRAIIDFAAARFITVVPEIDVPGHTNAALHSYPELTPDGIAPEPYEGIEVGFSSLDAARPETYAFLEDVIGEVAALTPGPYLHLGGDESLSTPADEYATLIARATSIGAATGKTIIGWHEMGASDALPRGTVGQYWSFTKPQDDSAERTRTFARNGGRVVLSPADVAYLDMRYPGEATGPDGRVLGLEWAEGATSLVDAYGWEPTSIVDGIGEADILGVEAPLWTETARHIDDVTFLAFPRAAAIAEIAWSPRAVRDIDDFTRRLPAFTGLLDERGVRHHAAAAEHRSVS
- the nagA gene encoding N-acetylglucosamine-6-phosphate deacetylase encodes the protein MPPSTIIHSARIVSNGSVTDDGWVRFDGDRLSARGVGRSWEARPGDEVVDAGGRHLTPGFIDIHVHGGGGAAFDDGADAIARALAMHRRHGTTRAVISLVTAPIEALERRVAEIAALTRRDDAVLGSHLEGPFLADSHRGAHDPALLHSPDQASIERLLEAADGTLTQVTLAPELPGALDATRSLVAAGSRVAVGHTGASADEARAAFDVGATILTHAFNGMRGIHHRAPGPVTAALATDGITLEIIDDGVHVHADVVNLAFTAAPGRIALVSDAMAAAGAADGPYDLGSLRVSVTDGVARLVDGGAIAGSTLTLGVAVRNAIAHGIPLATAVAAASIVPARAIGRGDELGALEVGYAADAVLLDDDLEAVRVWSAGDSVFAV
- a CDS encoding sigma-70 family RNA polymerase sigma factor, with product MTMPLQPPVEGLSDADLISASRSGDNSAYAELWRRHSRAARTVARSFSSLDPDDLVAEAFLRVLQALQSGKGPNGAFRPYLFTTLRNTAASWGRASRETALDTLESFEDPDSNEQATLDALDRSITAQAFRSLPTRWQEVLWYSEVEQMTPQEIAPLVGMTANSTAALAYRAREGLRQAWIRAHLGNPGNSDECRWTIERLGAYTRDKLGPRDTKRVDQHLDNCAKCTIVASEARETGSRLALVLLPLAAGIGGATAYTAWLQTAAPAAQLAAAAMPAIISDSVTATTASALSSGGSVGASAGGGAGGSSAGAASVASATTAGAGGAAVGGGLGVGALVGMAAGGIAIAASVAAAVVLGPSLFDAGSAGLAALAPGAGAPAVVEPAELTPGPGAIVPAPTAKPTPKATPKASPTPPPAAEETPAPVEAAPAPAQEPEATPEPVPTDEPEVGPEPTTPPEPSPEPTLPPEPTPEPTTPPEPTTPPTPNPTPTPTPTPTPTPDPEPEPEPVAPVTIGSVESGGGLYFPTLTGTGEPGSVIEVRLSDSAIAAADVSSAGTWSVTVTDLAPGTWSLEAVQLDGREVTSRSTASSVTLAAPPSLSVTRIGDIVALVTLSGQPNARVVVASATGDEWVRVLDGSGTASEMYVSLSDLDITVTARYSDGTSAGPATSGSIPVPLFALAAPAPAVTESEPAAPAPEPAPAPEQPADPAPAPSETPAPIEGPAPTDDAVVRPAETNETDPPVVTDETGDEPPVAEVPAAGDPVETAESITP
- a CDS encoding MFS transporter — translated: MTSSPSSSLATPATAARFPWTALLVLSAGVFLSITAEMLPTGLLPEMSADLGVSEPAIGLLVTFFALTVVLTAAPLTALTRRWPRHRLLVGVVAVLGIATALTAIAPTYPLVVAARVVGGIAHGLFWALVAAYAGSLVPREQIGRAVAITVGGGTLALVLGVPLSTTVGQLVGWRTVFGAVAVLTLLGAVLLWRFLPHVERPSAAEQAAHKARGRDRTLGAVLIVCVVTAITMIGHYALYTYVVPLLTVVVGVESSLVGPLLFAYGLAGAVGLVAAGSLLGRRPTGGLVLALTVAGAGALATSLFAGAPLVALVAFFVWGVAFGAVPPLLQTRLLHAASPEIRDVASAYYTTAFNIGIGGGAFLGAVLFDTIGIEWISVVYAALFAVAVILVVSLRRTRARS
- the purU gene encoding formyltetrahydrofolate deformylase, whose protein sequence is MTAATTTNHWVLTLVCADGPGIVHDVSGAVVAARGNITESQQFASTDTGRFFMRLQIESPAERAEFEAALAPVIQRFDMTWTLDVVGRPLRTLVLASTAGHCVNDLLFRHRGGQLPVEIPLVLSNHGTLRDLVDFYDVPFEVLPVTDAASKAEFEKRVLRAVDEHDIELVVLARYMQILSPELCEALAGRCINIHHSFLPGFKGANPYRQAHARGVKLIGATAHFVTSDLDEGPIIEQNVVRVDHSRSPSELVAIGQDEESRTLTQAVKWFAESRVLLDGARTIIFR
- a CDS encoding YrdB family protein, translating into MTNASPETRIGPNEILRFFLEIFAFLSLGIWGFLAFEEWWLKFVAGLGAPLLAILVWALFRSPKAVFRIDAFGKAIIEIAVFTAAALAWWTLGQPIVAIVFAVVAAVSGVINGRRELAAG
- a CDS encoding glucosamine-6-phosphate deaminase; translated protein: MAEVVIVGDAAEAGALVAETLADLIAERPDAVLGLATGSTPLTTYRALAETVASRGLDVSRVRGFALDEYVGLPPGHSESYRSVITREVVEPLGLRPDLVHVPNGDPATIVTAGDDYEAEIRRAGGIDVQILGIGRTGHIGFNEPGSSFGSLTRVKTLTEATRRDNARFFDSIDDVPTHCLTQGLGTILRARHLVLLAFSAAKAEAVTRAVEGPLTASVPGSAVQLHPRVSVIVDEDAAARLENADYYRYVWANKPAWQGL